The following coding sequences lie in one Candidatus Neptunochlamydia sp. REUL1 genomic window:
- the ileS gene encoding isoleucine--tRNA ligase — protein MFENRKESFPEREERIQALWEKEKVFKKSVDGRKDAPLFSMYDGPPFATGLPHYGHLLAGTIKDVVPRYKTMKGYRVPRRFGWDTHGLPVEMEIEKALELSGATDIEQFGIAKFNEECRSIVMRYSEEWKKTVNRMGRWVDFDKTYMTMNLTFMETVWWVFGELWKQGLVYEGFKVMPFSAQLGTPLSNFEANLNYQDVDDPSITVSFPLVDDPETSLLIWTTTPWTLPSNLAVMVGEKLDYVKVQKDRKFYILGKGRIETYFKDGCEIIDTFKGKDLIGKRYLPMFNYFVEEASPNSFSVIGEDSIGEDVGTGIVHSAPAFGEVDFFACKNAGIDLVCPVDQNGKFTAELPDFEGKYVKDADKELIKKIKEKGRLFHQGTIRHSYPFCWRSDTPLIYKAISTWFVAVEKIKDKIVSNNEHIHWVPNHLKHGRFGKWLENARDWAISRNRYWGTPIPLWRSPDGDIIIINSVEELEKRTGKTVKDLHRHHIDTLTFEENGKVYTRVSEVFDCWFESGSMPYAQNHYPFENEKETLDAFPADFIAEGLDQTRAWFYTLNILSTALFDKPAFKNVIVNGIILAEDGAKMSKRLRNYPDPELVMNKYGADAVRLYMLHSPVVQADDLRFAERGVELVLRQFLIPLWNSYVFLATYANIYKWKPGGLKPKCAIDRWILSKLQKLILDVEKGMDGYSLSQAVDPFVDFIEELTNWYIRRSRGRFWADEETEDRAEAFQTLYKVMFQLSKVAAPFVPFISDAIYQDLRTKKDPISVHLCDFPGYDATWRDEVLEEEMASVQTAVSMGHALRKEHKLKVRQPLPKVHLISSDPRVIKLLKGQENLILDELNVKAVEYHSDEKGFVEVSIKPNFKTLGRRAGPLMKKVQKAILSLEPSALDGGDYELDLDGEKFSITSEDVLVDRRVKEGSVAATEGVMTIALDTTLDEALKLEGLAREIVNKVNTQRRNMRFEVTDRVKMVIDTTPHVRECFDEYREYITHEVLASEVKFEATEGEEWDLNGERAVISLEKQ, from the coding sequence ATGTTTGAAAATCGCAAGGAAAGTTTCCCAGAAAGAGAAGAGCGGATACAGGCTCTTTGGGAGAAGGAAAAAGTCTTCAAGAAGTCAGTAGATGGGCGCAAAGATGCCCCTCTATTTTCGATGTATGATGGTCCCCCTTTTGCAACAGGGCTTCCTCATTATGGGCACCTGCTTGCTGGAACAATCAAGGATGTTGTCCCTCGCTATAAGACGATGAAGGGCTATCGAGTGCCTCGCCGTTTTGGGTGGGACACCCATGGTCTTCCTGTTGAAATGGAGATAGAAAAAGCCCTCGAGCTTTCTGGGGCAACAGATATTGAGCAGTTTGGAATCGCGAAATTCAATGAAGAGTGTCGCAGTATCGTGATGCGTTATTCAGAAGAGTGGAAGAAGACGGTCAACCGGATGGGTCGATGGGTCGATTTTGACAAGACTTATATGACAATGAATCTCACATTTATGGAGACTGTTTGGTGGGTCTTTGGGGAGCTATGGAAACAGGGACTTGTTTATGAAGGATTCAAAGTGATGCCCTTTTCAGCTCAGCTTGGAACCCCCCTTTCCAATTTTGAGGCAAACTTAAATTATCAGGATGTGGATGATCCATCGATTACAGTTAGTTTTCCACTTGTTGATGATCCAGAAACGTCTTTGTTGATATGGACAACGACTCCTTGGACTCTTCCTTCGAATTTAGCGGTCATGGTAGGGGAGAAACTTGATTACGTTAAAGTCCAAAAGGATAGGAAATTTTACATCTTGGGGAAAGGACGTATTGAGACCTATTTCAAAGATGGTTGCGAAATTATCGATACCTTTAAGGGGAAGGATCTCATTGGAAAGCGTTACTTGCCGATGTTTAATTACTTTGTTGAAGAAGCGAGCCCTAATAGCTTTTCAGTCATTGGTGAGGATTCAATCGGTGAAGATGTGGGAACTGGGATTGTTCATTCTGCACCAGCATTTGGTGAGGTCGACTTTTTTGCTTGTAAGAATGCGGGGATTGATCTTGTTTGTCCTGTCGATCAGAATGGAAAATTCACTGCTGAGCTGCCTGACTTTGAAGGAAAGTATGTAAAAGATGCCGACAAAGAATTAATCAAAAAAATCAAAGAGAAGGGGCGTCTTTTTCATCAAGGAACGATTCGCCATAGTTATCCTTTTTGTTGGCGCTCTGATACGCCTCTAATTTATAAGGCTATAAGTACATGGTTTGTTGCGGTTGAAAAGATTAAAGATAAAATTGTGTCAAATAATGAGCATATTCATTGGGTTCCGAATCACTTAAAGCATGGGCGTTTTGGAAAATGGCTTGAAAATGCTCGGGACTGGGCAATTAGTCGAAATCGCTATTGGGGAACGCCGATTCCTTTATGGAGGAGTCCGGATGGGGATATTATTATTATCAACAGTGTTGAAGAGCTCGAAAAACGGACAGGCAAAACGGTAAAAGATCTTCATCGTCATCACATCGATACACTGACTTTTGAAGAAAACGGGAAAGTCTATACGAGAGTCAGCGAAGTCTTTGATTGTTGGTTTGAGTCAGGGTCGATGCCTTATGCTCAGAATCATTACCCTTTTGAGAACGAAAAAGAGACACTTGATGCATTTCCTGCAGATTTTATTGCTGAAGGGCTTGACCAGACGCGGGCGTGGTTTTACACGCTCAATATCTTGTCGACGGCATTGTTTGATAAGCCTGCATTTAAAAATGTAATTGTGAATGGGATTATCTTGGCTGAGGATGGAGCGAAGATGTCAAAGCGTTTAAGGAATTATCCTGATCCAGAACTTGTGATGAACAAGTATGGTGCTGATGCAGTGCGTCTTTATATGCTCCATAGCCCTGTTGTGCAGGCCGATGATCTTCGTTTTGCGGAAAGAGGGGTGGAGTTGGTGCTTCGCCAGTTTTTGATTCCTCTCTGGAACTCTTATGTGTTTTTGGCGACGTATGCAAATATCTACAAGTGGAAGCCAGGTGGTTTGAAGCCTAAGTGTGCTATTGATCGCTGGATCCTTTCAAAACTGCAGAAACTGATTTTAGATGTTGAAAAGGGGATGGATGGTTACTCACTTAGCCAGGCCGTTGATCCGTTTGTTGATTTTATTGAAGAGCTTACGAACTGGTATATTCGGCGCAGTCGGGGACGATTCTGGGCGGATGAGGAGACGGAGGATCGCGCAGAAGCATTCCAGACTCTCTATAAGGTGATGTTTCAGTTGTCAAAGGTCGCTGCGCCATTTGTTCCTTTTATTAGTGATGCAATTTACCAAGATCTTAGAACAAAAAAGGATCCAATTTCCGTTCATCTCTGTGATTTTCCGGGCTATGATGCGACGTGGCGCGATGAAGTTCTTGAAGAGGAGATGGCCTCGGTGCAAACAGCCGTTAGCATGGGGCATGCTCTTAGAAAAGAACACAAATTAAAGGTCCGACAACCTTTGCCAAAAGTCCATTTGATTTCAAGTGACCCTCGGGTCATTAAACTTCTCAAGGGTCAGGAAAATCTGATTTTGGATGAGCTTAATGTGAAGGCTGTTGAATATCACAGCGATGAAAAGGGATTCGTTGAGGTTTCTATCAAACCTAACTTTAAGACATTGGGGCGGCGTGCTGGACCATTAATGAAGAAAGTTCAAAAAGCGATTCTTTCTTTAGAGCCAAGTGCTCTTGATGGGGGGGATTACGAGTTGGATCTTGATGGGGAAAAGTTTTCCATTACCTCGGAAGATGTTCTTGTTGATCGCAGAGTTAAGGAGGGGTCTGTTGCTGCAACAGAAGGGGTTATGACAATCGCGCTTGATACGACTCTGGATGAGGCTCTTAAACTTGAAGGTTTAGCTCGAGAAATTGTGAACAAAGTTAACACACAAAGGCGCAACATGCGGTTCGAGGTGACTGATCGCGTAAAAATGGTGATTGATACCACACCTCACGTAAGAGAGTGTTTCGATGAATACCGTGAGTATATTACCCATGAGGTTTTAGCTTCTGAAGTAAAATTTGAAGCAACAGAGGGGGAAGAATGGGACTTAAACGGAGAGCGGGCCGTAATTTCGCTTGAAAAACAATGA
- a CDS encoding IS5 family transposase, which translates to MQQVEMICLEDLVPESHNYRKFAKIWSFSFVEKRLRKLEKDNPHKGYGLLRIFKCLLLQFLENCSDRELERFIQENTAARWFCGFNLRDNTPDHTVFCQLRKKIGTNILSKIFADLRDQLKDQGLMSEVFTFVDATHLIAKANLWEERDKAIAEKYEKLNNENISQFSADVQAKIGCKGKNKYWYGYKQHTSVDMQTGLINKVAITPANITDASGFKHVCPSQGASYMDKGYCINPAPRIAKAKGVHLGAIKKNNMKGKNKDQDRWYSSVRAPHERVFSQIEKRVRYRGIAKNQFSSFMQAICYNLKRLAVLDPPNLCLS; encoded by the coding sequence ATGCAACAAGTTGAGATGATTTGCTTAGAAGACTTGGTTCCAGAAAGCCACAATTACCGTAAATTTGCCAAGATTTGGTCATTTAGTTTTGTGGAGAAAAGACTCAGAAAACTGGAGAAGGACAATCCCCATAAAGGGTATGGCTTGCTGCGGATATTCAAGTGTTTATTGCTGCAGTTTCTGGAGAACTGCAGCGATAGAGAATTAGAACGCTTTATCCAAGAAAACACTGCAGCTCGATGGTTTTGTGGGTTTAACCTGAGAGACAATACCCCAGATCACACAGTCTTTTGTCAGCTTAGAAAAAAAATAGGGACCAATATCTTGTCCAAGATCTTTGCTGATCTAAGAGATCAGCTAAAAGATCAAGGACTTATGAGTGAAGTTTTTACCTTTGTAGATGCAACCCATTTAATTGCTAAAGCGAATTTATGGGAGGAAAGAGATAAGGCGATTGCAGAAAAATACGAGAAACTGAACAACGAAAACATCTCACAATTTTCTGCAGACGTTCAAGCAAAGATTGGTTGTAAAGGGAAGAATAAATACTGGTATGGTTATAAGCAGCATACCAGTGTAGACATGCAGACAGGTCTTATCAATAAGGTTGCGATTACTCCGGCTAATATCACAGATGCCTCAGGTTTCAAACACGTCTGTCCCTCTCAGGGGGCTAGCTATATGGACAAGGGCTATTGTATAAATCCCGCCCCCAGAATAGCTAAGGCAAAGGGGGTACATCTAGGCGCTATCAAAAAGAATAACATGAAGGGCAAAAATAAAGATCAGGATCGGTGGTACAGTTCCGTGAGGGCCCCTCATGAGCGGGTCTTTTCGCAAATAGAGAAACGAGTGCGGTACCGAGGAATCGCGAAAAATCAGTTTTCAAGTTTTATGCAAGCTATTTGTTACAATCTGAAGAGGCTCGCGGTTCTAGATCCCCCAAATTTGTGTCTCTCCTAG
- a CDS encoding cold-shock protein, translating into MAKSKGTVKFFNSQKGFGFITPEAGGKELFVHVNSLDVDTQSLNEGQNVEYDEEEGRKGPEAKNVKGL; encoded by the coding sequence ATGGCAAAATCCAAAGGTACAGTTAAATTTTTCAATTCACAAAAAGGTTTTGGCTTCATTACCCCTGAAGCTGGTGGAAAGGAATTATTCGTTCATGTCAACAGCCTTGATGTAGATACACAATCTCTAAATGAAGGACAAAATGTTGAATATGATGAAGAAGAAGGCCGCAAGGGTCCAGAAGCTAAAAACGTTAAGGGCCTATAG
- a CDS encoding N-acetylmuramoyl-L-alanine amidase, with the protein MKWVLLLLTVSAHCFYYDFAEFDSFQGRLSKEYVTHKISHYLQYSKEIENYFEIQEDALVIFASPKDKKEGICEYRLAFGNESLSSPQFSFAKPISSARIAIDPGHFGGKWARLEERYIDVVHEGRSVNFDEGTLSFLTAMHLKKILEEQGALVFLTRTKVGEGVYPENFFDWLKKHPEYWEKGVALSTIFRRHYNRLDLRERARVINEYQPDLTIAIHYNAIDCEETIEPIKDNFNLIFIPGAFCRNELTSVEDRFHFLRLVCTQDLESSAYFARTLVDVFSKHLKVSPFTSPMQNSLSEAAGVFSRNLCITRLIKGPICYGETLIQNNEKELINLSQNDEVVSGIPCPRRVIDVANAYYEAISSFFNPSFKEEKQ; encoded by the coding sequence ATGAAATGGGTACTTCTTCTGCTCACTGTTTCGGCGCATTGCTTCTACTATGATTTTGCAGAGTTTGATTCCTTTCAAGGCAGGCTATCAAAGGAGTATGTTACACACAAAATTTCCCACTATCTTCAGTATTCGAAAGAAATAGAGAATTATTTTGAAATTCAAGAGGATGCGCTTGTTATTTTTGCGTCTCCAAAGGATAAAAAAGAGGGTATCTGTGAGTACCGTCTTGCTTTCGGAAATGAAAGTCTTTCATCGCCCCAGTTCAGTTTTGCTAAGCCAATAAGTTCTGCAAGGATCGCCATAGATCCAGGCCATTTTGGCGGCAAATGGGCAAGGCTAGAGGAGCGATATATCGACGTGGTGCATGAAGGGCGCTCTGTGAACTTTGATGAAGGAACATTGTCCTTCTTGACAGCCATGCATCTGAAGAAAATTCTCGAAGAGCAAGGAGCTTTAGTTTTTTTAACTAGAACAAAGGTTGGTGAAGGAGTCTATCCCGAGAATTTTTTTGATTGGCTCAAAAAACACCCTGAATACTGGGAAAAAGGGGTGGCTCTTTCAACGATTTTTAGGCGTCATTATAACCGATTGGACTTGAGAGAAAGGGCAAGGGTCATCAATGAGTATCAACCCGATCTTACGATTGCAATTCATTATAATGCGATTGATTGCGAAGAAACAATTGAACCGATAAAGGACAACTTTAACCTTATTTTCATTCCGGGGGCATTTTGCAGAAATGAGCTAACCTCTGTTGAAGATCGCTTTCATTTTTTGCGTTTAGTTTGTACCCAAGATCTTGAGAGTTCTGCGTATTTTGCCCGCACGCTTGTGGATGTGTTTTCTAAGCACCTGAAGGTGTCACCTTTCACATCCCCTATGCAAAATAGTCTATCGGAAGCAGCTGGAGTATTTAGTCGAAACCTTTGTATCACTCGATTGATTAAAGGACCCATTTGCTACGGAGAGACACTGATTCAAAATAATGAAAAAGAACTCATTAATCTATCTCAGAATGACGAAGTCGTCAGTGGAATTCCTTGTCCTCGTAGGGTGATTGATGTGGCAAATGCTTATTATGAGGCAATTTCATCCTTTTTTAATCCTAGCTTTAAGGAAGAAAAACAATGA
- a CDS encoding MFS transporter — MSTPEKTLKSRSFSTRFAFIWMQIATEPFVAFYTLLLFILRKDLNATAFQISVLATLRPVLSVLSFYWSANLLRERSKLLSNFMGAWVLSFIPFLCLPFISNVWFVILCAGVYQLFSRACIPSKIEILKLNLEKEPREKLFSHLYVLGFIESICLGLFVGKLLDIYEGSWQILFALAAIFSLTSTFIQMRIPLPQNLKQDDNILPISSNRLLQPIKDSIHLMRSRPDFARFQWGFMLGGFALMFMTPAIHIYYADTLSLTHNNLAIARYIWMGVGVVFTSFLWRRGINRISLNRLTAFIILGFSLFPFTLLFAMSNIFWVNIAFLFYGIAQAGSNLIWHLSGTLFAVDEDSSKFSSVNILMVGLRGLVAPVLGGICCSFFPPLTILGIGIVIGLTGVLYMLRPVPKVLPSQYPHQVHSDN, encoded by the coding sequence ATGAGTACCCCAGAAAAAACTCTTAAGTCGCGCAGCTTTTCAACGCGCTTCGCTTTTATCTGGATGCAAATTGCAACTGAACCTTTCGTCGCTTTTTATACCCTTCTTTTATTTATATTGCGGAAAGACTTAAATGCCACAGCCTTCCAGATCTCAGTTTTAGCGACACTTCGCCCCGTCCTCTCAGTTTTATCGTTTTACTGGAGTGCAAATCTACTGAGAGAAAGAAGCAAACTTCTCTCTAATTTTATGGGAGCATGGGTTCTCTCTTTTATCCCCTTCCTCTGCCTGCCTTTTATTAGCAACGTCTGGTTCGTTATCTTGTGTGCTGGAGTCTATCAGTTGTTTTCAAGAGCCTGCATCCCTTCAAAAATAGAAATTCTTAAGCTTAACCTTGAAAAGGAACCCCGCGAAAAACTCTTTTCCCACCTGTATGTTCTCGGGTTTATAGAAAGTATTTGCTTGGGTCTTTTTGTGGGAAAACTTCTCGATATCTATGAAGGGTCTTGGCAGATCCTATTTGCGCTTGCAGCAATTTTCTCCTTGACTAGCACTTTCATTCAAATGCGTATCCCTCTTCCTCAAAACCTAAAGCAAGACGACAATATCCTGCCCATCTCCTCAAATCGTCTCTTGCAACCAATAAAAGATTCGATCCATTTGATGCGCTCTCGCCCCGATTTTGCCCGCTTCCAGTGGGGATTTATGCTGGGAGGATTTGCTCTGATGTTTATGACTCCTGCGATTCATATCTACTATGCTGACACTCTTAGTCTTACTCATAACAATTTGGCGATTGCCCGTTATATTTGGATGGGAGTTGGAGTCGTTTTCACCTCATTTTTATGGAGGCGAGGAATTAACCGTATCTCTTTAAATCGCCTCACAGCATTCATTATCCTGGGGTTTAGTCTCTTCCCATTTACCCTCCTTTTTGCCATGTCCAATATCTTCTGGGTAAACATTGCCTTTTTATTCTACGGAATAGCCCAGGCAGGAAGTAACCTTATCTGGCATCTTTCTGGAACCCTTTTTGCTGTCGATGAGGATAGCTCAAAGTTTTCGAGTGTGAACATTCTCATGGTTGGACTCCGCGGCCTTGTTGCCCCCGTTCTTGGTGGCATCTGCTGCAGTTTTTTCCCTCCTTTGACAATTCTCGGAATCGGAATCGTTATTGGTTTAACGGGCGTTTTGTATATGCTACGCCCGGTTCCAAAAGTTCTACCTTCCCAGTATCCCCATCAAGTGCATAGCGACAATTAA
- a CDS encoding phosphotransferase — protein MVLNSLRGGSLSVYDSDTRRAIDQLTGKIDVEAALNVWETALATSWDQSLVWVHGDISDGNLLTEGGRLTAVIDFGQLTGRGSSLRSGNYLDVT, from the coding sequence TTGGTTCTAAACAGCCTCCGAGGAGGATCTCTATCGGTTTACGATTCTGATACACGTCGAGCAATAGATCAACTAACAGGAAAAATAGATGTTGAGGCGGCACTTAATGTTTGGGAAACAGCGCTTGCAACTTCTTGGGATCAATCGCTTGTATGGGTCCATGGTGATATCAGTGATGGGAACCTCTTAACAGAAGGAGGGAGGCTTACTGCTGTTATCGATTTTGGTCAGTTGACGGGTCGGGGATCCAGCTTGCGATCTGGCAATTACCTGGACGTTACTTGA
- a CDS encoding S66 peptidase family protein: protein MTPVQGEPLKMGDNIALVAPASWCDGFDETSAALKERGFQVKLPRNFEERFGYLAGTDEERAQALMEAWKDVEVKAIWCIRGGYGSGRILDLLDYDYIREHPKVFIGMSDITALHIALMQKAGLVTFLAPVAKWTFDSMKDTQLLEQGIWDIVSDGRTGVYENPLECETIVGGKGEGILVGGNLALITAHIGTPWQLDTAGKILILEDVGEKVYRVDRMLNQLKQAGMTDNLAGLVLASWNNCEPDIEDGWTVEKVCREYFSDVSYPVISGFPSGHIESQVTLPLNCRYALDGDTGKVELLEPGVAYTKRPLNQ, encoded by the coding sequence ATGACTCCGGTTCAAGGAGAACCCCTAAAAATGGGGGATAACATTGCTCTTGTGGCTCCAGCTTCATGGTGTGATGGATTTGATGAGACATCTGCAGCTTTGAAAGAGCGTGGCTTTCAAGTCAAACTGCCACGCAATTTTGAGGAGAGATTTGGCTATTTAGCTGGCACAGATGAAGAGAGAGCACAAGCTTTGATGGAGGCTTGGAAAGATGTGGAAGTCAAAGCGATTTGGTGTATTCGTGGAGGCTACGGATCGGGGCGGATTTTAGATCTTTTAGACTATGACTATATTCGGGAGCATCCCAAGGTTTTCATAGGGATGAGTGATATCACAGCTCTTCATATTGCTTTGATGCAGAAGGCGGGTCTCGTCACATTTTTAGCTCCCGTTGCAAAGTGGACATTCGATTCAATGAAGGATACGCAACTTTTAGAGCAGGGAATATGGGATATTGTCAGTGATGGAAGAACAGGTGTTTATGAAAACCCTCTGGAATGTGAAACAATAGTAGGTGGAAAAGGAGAAGGGATTCTTGTAGGAGGAAATCTTGCTCTTATTACTGCTCATATCGGAACGCCGTGGCAGCTTGATACAGCAGGAAAAATCCTTATTCTTGAAGATGTAGGGGAAAAAGTTTATCGGGTTGATCGGATGCTCAATCAGTTAAAGCAAGCAGGGATGACAGATAACTTGGCAGGGTTGGTTCTAGCTTCATGGAATAATTGCGAGCCTGATATAGAGGATGGTTGGACAGTTGAAAAGGTTTGTAGAGAATATTTTTCTGATGTTTCTTATCCTGTAATTTCAGGATTTCCCTCAGGTCACATTGAGTCTCAGGTCACCTTGCCTCTTAATTGTCGCTATGCACTTGATGGGGATACTGGGAAGGTAGAACTTTTGGAACCGGGCGTAGCATATACAAAACGCCCGTTAAACCAATAA